From the genome of Nicotiana sylvestris chromosome 2, ASM39365v2, whole genome shotgun sequence, one region includes:
- the LOC138885699 gene encoding uncharacterized protein — protein MKAQALADHLAENPIDDEYQPLRTYFPDEEVNSVEAISEDTHAWKMFFDGAVYAKGVRIGAILISPTGQHYPATTRLRFFCTNNTAKYEACIMGINMAIDQNVKELLIMGDSDLIIRKRFKPIEFRYIPHCHNELADALATLASMLPYPGNAHIDPLEIQIRERHGYCNTIEAAPNTQPWYHDIKKFLKTQEYPEQASGDQKRTIRRHASGFFLSGDVLYKRTADLNLLRCVDAEEVGRVMHEVLPRGTGIEMTDGMSLHPE, from the exons atgaaagcccaggcgttagcggatcatttggctgagaacccgattGATGATGAGTACCAACCTTTGAGAacttacttcccagatgaagaagtaaattcagttgaggcaatatctgaagacactcatgcttggaaaatgttctttgatggggcagTATACGCAAAAGGTGTtagaattggggcaattttgatctcacccactggtcagcactatccagccACAACTCGGCTTCGTttcttctgtacaaacaacaccgccaagtatgaagcctgcattatgggtataaaCATGGCAATTGACCAAAATGTCAAAGAGTTGTTGATCATGGGAGACTCAGATCTGATTATCCG CAAGCGATTCAAgccaatagagttcaggtacattcctcatTGTCACAACGAATTAGCCgacgcacttgctactttggcctccATGTTGCCGTATCCAGGAAATGCTCACATAGATCCCTTGGAAATTCAAATtcgggaaaggcatggttattgtaatacaattgaagcagcaccaaatacccaaccatggtaccatgacatcaaaaaGTTTCTGAAAactcaagaataccccgagcaagccagtggagaccaaaagagaaccattagacggcacgcgagtggtttctttttgagtggggatgtcttgtacaagagaactgcggacctcaatttgttaagatgtgttgacgcagaaGAGGTTGGAAGAGtcatgcatgag gttttacctcgaggcacagggaTCGAGATGACCGATGGAATGAGCCTCCATCCAGAATaa